Proteins encoded together in one Oceanobacillus iheyensis HTE831 window:
- a CDS encoding TRAP transporter substrate-binding protein yields the protein MKPYSLKRSLLVSILLIAVFLLNACSSTENVASGQEQTTTLTLAHIHNEASPVYQSLEVFAEKVEQKTNGSVNIKIYTDGVLGEETKVMELVQNGVIDMTKVNGGVISQFDETFSVFSLPYVFRDDAHFRKFMETDTVSNMYEDLEEVQLRGVTFYDAGARSFYTADTKVETPEDLRGLKIRVMNNVTAIEMVELLGASPTPMGATEIYTSLQQGIIDGAESSPIALTDANHGEVAKQFSFDEHTRIPDFLIMSDASWNKLDATEQQALIEAGQESTEVHNERWDQMIEDSMAQAEEEMGVEFSYPDQAPFRELVEPLLKEQREANDAIDALLTEIEAIE from the coding sequence ATGAAACCTTACTCATTAAAAAGAAGTTTACTAGTTAGTATATTATTGATAGCAGTATTCTTGCTAAACGCTTGCTCCTCGACAGAGAATGTAGCATCTGGTCAAGAACAAACAACCACACTGACACTAGCTCATATTCATAATGAAGCAAGTCCTGTATATCAAAGTTTAGAAGTGTTTGCAGAAAAAGTAGAGCAGAAAACAAATGGATCGGTTAACATCAAAATCTATACAGATGGCGTTCTAGGAGAAGAGACAAAAGTGATGGAGCTTGTACAAAATGGCGTCATTGATATGACCAAAGTAAATGGTGGCGTGATATCTCAATTTGATGAGACGTTTTCGGTCTTTAGCCTCCCTTATGTTTTCCGAGATGATGCACATTTTCGCAAGTTTATGGAAACGGATACAGTCAGCAATATGTATGAAGACTTAGAAGAAGTGCAATTACGCGGCGTCACATTTTATGATGCTGGTGCACGCAGTTTCTATACTGCAGACACGAAAGTGGAAACGCCAGAGGACTTGAGAGGCCTTAAAATTAGAGTAATGAACAATGTAACCGCCATTGAAATGGTTGAGTTGTTAGGTGCTTCGCCAACACCAATGGGCGCAACAGAGATATATACGAGCCTGCAACAAGGGATTATCGACGGTGCGGAAAGTAGCCCAATCGCATTAACAGATGCCAACCATGGTGAAGTTGCGAAACAATTTTCGTTTGATGAACATACGAGAATACCCGATTTCCTGATTATGAGTGATGCATCATGGAATAAATTAGATGCGACAGAACAACAGGCTCTAATCGAAGCCGGCCAGGAGAGTACAGAGGTACATAACGAAAGATGGGATCAGATGATTGAAGACAGTATGGCCCAAGCAGAAGAAGAAATGGGTGTGGAGTTCTCCTATCCGGACCAAGCACCTTTCAGAGAATTAGTAGAGCCACTGTTAAAAGAACAAAGAGAAGCAAATGATGCGATCGACGCATTGCTTACAGAGATAGAAGCAATAGAGTAA
- a CDS encoding TRAP transporter small permease → MKKVKRWFDLGLLTIASILILFLVVAAIWQVFTRFVLQDPSISTQEVLRFSLIWVAVIGATYAFGQDEHLSLTFLRDKITGQAHKILRWFIDLLVIVFALFVMVIGGFNIAQATMAELSPILNMPMGFVYGVLPICGVIIIFYQIIHISERQGIEQSNSFEKGENTWM, encoded by the coding sequence GTGAAGAAGGTAAAACGCTGGTTTGATTTAGGACTATTAACCATTGCCAGCATCTTAATCTTATTTCTAGTTGTCGCAGCAATATGGCAAGTGTTCACTAGATTCGTACTGCAAGACCCTAGTATTTCCACGCAGGAAGTATTACGTTTTTCATTAATCTGGGTAGCCGTAATTGGCGCTACTTATGCATTTGGCCAGGATGAACATTTGTCCCTTACCTTTTTAAGAGACAAGATTACTGGGCAAGCTCATAAAATCTTACGTTGGTTCATTGATTTACTTGTTATTGTATTTGCCTTATTTGTGATGGTGATTGGTGGTTTTAATATTGCACAAGCAACCATGGCGGAACTGTCACCAATTTTGAATATGCCGATGGGATTCGTATATGGTGTTCTTCCTATTTGTGGAGTCATCATCATTTTCTATCAAATCATCCATATTTCGGAACGACAGGGCATCGAACAATCCAATTCATTTGAAAAGGGTGAGAATACATGGATGTAA
- a CDS encoding TRAP transporter large permease: MDVTVWTAIILFGSFFLLLFIGVPIAVSITISSFVSILILLPMTPSLLAVSQQIITGLDSTVLLALVFFMLAGSIMNNGGIADRLINLAKLIGGRMSGSLAHTNIIGNTLFGAISGSAIAAAATMGRIMHPQEKKAGYDPSYAAAVNIASAPTGLIIPPSGMPIIYSLLTGGTSIGALFIAGYLPGLLMIALLMIVAYILAKKAKYPVSKPISGGESFKVILQAIPSLLLIIIVIGGIAGGIFTATEGAAVAVLYASILSVIYRQLKLTDIPKILRETTIYSGIIMLLIGASTAMSWVLAYAGIPQAITSSLLSITDNTTILLLIMLVILLVVGTFMDIAPALLIFTPIFFPVATQMGIDPVHFGMIMAVALAIGVTTPPIGTVLFIGSSVSGVPIEKIIPKLLIFYIPLIVALLLVAFIPEISLFLPKLFGLLD, translated from the coding sequence ATGGATGTAACTGTATGGACAGCCATTATATTATTTGGATCGTTTTTCTTACTCTTATTTATTGGCGTACCGATTGCCGTAAGTATCACTATTTCTTCTTTTGTGTCTATTTTAATTCTACTTCCTATGACACCATCCTTATTAGCGGTGTCCCAACAAATCATTACCGGGCTAGATAGTACGGTGTTATTGGCACTTGTATTCTTTATGCTGGCGGGAAGTATTATGAATAATGGCGGGATTGCCGATCGGCTGATTAATTTAGCAAAGTTAATTGGTGGTAGAATGTCCGGTTCACTCGCACATACGAATATTATCGGAAATACACTGTTTGGCGCGATATCAGGTTCAGCAATTGCCGCAGCCGCAACAATGGGACGGATTATGCACCCTCAAGAGAAAAAAGCAGGTTATGACCCTTCGTATGCAGCAGCTGTAAATATCGCTTCCGCACCGACGGGATTAATTATCCCTCCAAGCGGGATGCCGATTATTTACTCTCTATTAACCGGTGGCACATCGATTGGTGCTTTATTTATCGCAGGGTACTTACCTGGTCTGTTGATGATTGCGTTACTCATGATCGTCGCCTATATATTAGCGAAAAAAGCCAAATATCCTGTATCCAAACCAATCAGTGGCGGCGAATCCTTCAAAGTAATACTTCAAGCGATCCCTAGTTTATTATTAATTATTATTGTCATAGGTGGAATTGCCGGAGGGATTTTTACAGCAACAGAAGGAGCTGCAGTAGCTGTACTATATGCTTCTATCCTTAGCGTTATTTACCGTCAGTTAAAACTAACCGACATCCCTAAAATACTTAGAGAAACGACGATTTATTCTGGTATTATCATGTTATTAATAGGAGCATCTACTGCGATGTCCTGGGTACTTGCATACGCAGGTATACCACAGGCAATTACAAGCAGTCTATTAAGCATTACCGATAATACAACCATTCTACTGTTGATCATGTTAGTGATTTTACTAGTAGTTGGAACCTTTATGGATATTGCACCAGCGCTATTAATTTTCACACCGATATTCTTCCCGGTCGCAACACAAATGGGCATCGATCCCGTCCATTTTGGAATGATAATGGCTGTAGCTCTTGCTATTGGAGTAACCACTCCGCCAATTGGGACCGTGTTATTTATCGGAAGTAGTGTCAGCGGAGTACCTATCGAAAAAATCATACCGAAGCTGCTCATCTTCTATATTCCATTAATCGTAGCGCTATTACTCGTTGCGTTTATTCCAGAAATCAGCTTATTCTTACCAAAGTTATTTGGTTTATTGGATTAG
- a CDS encoding YeiH family protein, producing MQHVHPDDKTRSFYTGIGITLAIALVAGVLCKIPYLDIMGQLVLAIMIGMIWGHTIGLKNSHRSGVQFSSKKLLRAGIILLGLRLNLSAMYDAGLHAFLYAGLLLTVALVTVYSLARLFRVNKTLSILTACGTAICGAAAIVAIAPLVKAKESTTAVSVAVIAVLGTMFTLIYTMMYPFLPFTDYQYGIFAGGTLHEIAHAVAASTAGGEEAENIAIVVKLTRVALLVPVAILIGIYMKKREPQNNKQRFSLKTLPIPWFIFGFLAMSAVNTIGFLPESVVNLLISLAYLLLSMAMAGLGLNVEFQAFKKFGFHVFFAGLLGTLILIGCGFGLIYVMGLG from the coding sequence ATGCAGCATGTACATCCAGACGATAAGACACGATCCTTTTATACAGGAATAGGGATTACCCTAGCAATTGCCCTAGTGGCGGGGGTACTTTGCAAGATTCCCTATCTTGATATTATGGGACAACTTGTTCTAGCGATTATGATCGGAATGATATGGGGACATACGATTGGGTTGAAGAATTCACATCGATCTGGCGTCCAGTTTTCCAGTAAAAAGCTGTTAAGGGCAGGAATTATATTATTAGGATTGCGACTCAATCTATCAGCCATGTATGATGCGGGCTTACATGCGTTTTTATATGCAGGATTGCTGTTAACGGTTGCTTTGGTGACTGTCTATAGCTTGGCTAGATTGTTTCGTGTAAATAAGACATTAAGTATCTTGACGGCTTGTGGAACAGCAATATGTGGAGCTGCTGCGATTGTTGCGATTGCCCCTTTAGTAAAAGCGAAAGAAAGCACGACAGCAGTCAGTGTCGCTGTTATTGCAGTGCTTGGAACGATGTTTACACTAATCTATACAATGATGTATCCTTTTTTACCGTTTACCGATTATCAGTACGGGATTTTTGCGGGAGGAACATTGCATGAAATTGCCCATGCAGTCGCTGCTTCCACTGCCGGTGGAGAAGAAGCGGAGAATATTGCTATTGTGGTAAAGCTGACGAGAGTTGCCTTACTTGTTCCGGTGGCTATTTTGATCGGTATCTATATGAAGAAAAGAGAACCTCAAAACAATAAGCAGCGTTTTTCGTTAAAAACACTCCCGATTCCCTGGTTTATATTTGGTTTTCTTGCCATGAGCGCGGTGAATACAATCGGATTCTTACCTGAAAGTGTCGTGAATTTGCTTATTTCGCTAGCGTATCTGCTGTTAAGTATGGCAATGGCTGGTTTGGGGTTAAATGTAGAGTTTCAAGCCTTTAAGAAGTTCGGATTCCATGTATTTTTTGCAGGATTATTAGGAACATTGATTTTAATCGGATGCGGATTCGGTTTGATCTATGTGATGGGTTTAGGATAG
- a CDS encoding LysR substrate-binding domain-containing protein: MHMEELETFIVLAREKNFTRTATKRSLSQPTVSVHIKNLENEFATSLIQRTTKRVHLTPEGELFYEHALKIWNQYQQLQEHLYQKKQTASGLIRVGASFTIGEYLLPEVIAILQKQYEQLDFYVTIGNTEKIIDSVRRLEVDIGLVEGSNYTKDVLQTSFKEDRLVIVCSPEYETNFKNLADLHHHKWVIREEGSGTRQYFDHLVQSNEIQVKSTLVISSTQGIKNSVTNGLGLALLSEATIKEELAHGTLKMVPIESLYEKRDFSYVLTKGSQLNRNTQLLIDTLTKIDR, encoded by the coding sequence ATGCATATGGAAGAACTGGAGACCTTTATTGTTCTAGCACGCGAGAAAAATTTCACACGAACAGCAACCAAACGCTCACTGTCTCAACCAACCGTCAGTGTTCATATTAAAAATTTAGAGAACGAATTTGCCACATCGCTTATCCAACGCACGACAAAGCGTGTTCACCTTACACCTGAAGGGGAGTTATTTTATGAACATGCATTAAAGATATGGAATCAATATCAACAACTCCAGGAACATCTTTATCAAAAGAAACAAACTGCTTCCGGCCTGATTCGAGTAGGGGCTAGTTTTACCATCGGTGAATACCTCCTTCCAGAAGTGATAGCGATATTGCAGAAACAATACGAACAATTAGACTTTTATGTAACGATTGGCAATACCGAGAAAATTATTGATTCTGTGCGCAGACTTGAGGTGGATATCGGGCTGGTAGAAGGATCAAATTACACAAAGGACGTGTTGCAAACATCGTTTAAAGAGGATCGGCTCGTTATTGTTTGCTCGCCCGAATATGAGACTAATTTTAAAAACTTAGCAGATTTACATCATCATAAATGGGTAATAAGAGAAGAAGGTTCAGGGACGCGACAATACTTTGACCACCTCGTCCAATCGAATGAGATTCAAGTCAAATCAACATTGGTTATTAGTTCAACACAAGGAATAAAGAACAGCGTTACCAACGGATTAGGTTTAGCTCTCTTATCTGAAGCAACCATCAAAGAAGAATTAGCACATGGGACACTTAAAATGGTTCCGATTGAATCTCTGTATGAAAAACGAGATTTTTCCTATGTCTTAACAAAGGGCTCCCAGTTAAACCGAAATACACAACTATTAATTGATACATTAACCAAGATCGATAGATGA
- a CDS encoding FMN-binding glutamate synthase family protein produces the protein MEFSATNIILLATCLLVIAAIIIPIVLVGYIYLKDRKQDQHAILRNFPILGKLRYILEKSGPELRQYLFNNDRSGKPFSRKDYQNIVMPAKYQKNMLGFGSVRDFEKADFYVKNAMFPKQQDELEVDNTEEIASKVYDIQEDNLLSRKESLQDKSIKPWLLTDDNTVVIGPSSRAPFRVKSLVGMSAMSYGSLGDHAITALSKGIGMAGGAWMNTGEGGLSDYHLKGDTDIIAQIGPGLFGVRSKNGEFSWELLKEKAAIPQVKAFELKLAQGAKTRGGHVDAEKVTEEIAHIRNVEPYQEINSPNRFNEFDDVPSMFSFMEKIRNHTGLPVGMKIVVGSSDSFEEIASYMKESGMGPDFITVDGSEGGTGASFQELADRVGLPVKSAVMIVDQTLKKYGVRERTKIIASGKLFTADRIAVVLAMGADLVNVARAFMISVGCIMAQICHTNRCPVGVATTDAKLQRALVIDEKQYRALNFLVTLRESLFRISAAAGLTSPTGFNPEHISYVDEQHRVKSLDDYYLQGEYSTSR, from the coding sequence ATGGAGTTTTCTGCTACCAATATCATTTTGTTGGCGACGTGTTTACTTGTGATTGCTGCTATCATTATTCCAATAGTGCTAGTTGGCTATATATATTTGAAGGATCGCAAACAAGATCAGCACGCAATATTACGTAACTTTCCGATACTTGGTAAACTACGTTATATTTTGGAAAAAAGTGGACCCGAGCTTCGGCAATATCTATTTAATAACGACCGATCTGGAAAACCATTTTCTCGAAAGGATTATCAAAATATTGTCATGCCTGCGAAATACCAGAAGAATATGCTTGGATTCGGTTCCGTACGTGACTTCGAAAAGGCCGATTTCTATGTAAAAAATGCCATGTTTCCAAAACAACAGGATGAACTTGAAGTAGATAACACGGAAGAGATTGCTTCAAAAGTTTACGACATCCAAGAAGATAATCTACTTAGCCGAAAGGAAAGTCTTCAAGATAAATCTATAAAACCGTGGTTACTTACCGATGACAATACAGTGGTGATTGGCCCATCTTCCCGAGCTCCCTTTCGTGTAAAAAGTTTGGTCGGAATGTCTGCAATGAGCTATGGTTCCCTCGGTGACCATGCAATTACAGCACTATCGAAAGGAATCGGCATGGCTGGCGGTGCGTGGATGAATACCGGAGAAGGCGGCTTATCCGATTATCATTTAAAAGGAGACACCGATATTATCGCACAAATTGGACCAGGTCTATTCGGTGTACGTTCTAAAAATGGAGAATTCAGCTGGGAGCTATTAAAAGAAAAGGCAGCGATACCACAAGTAAAAGCCTTTGAACTCAAACTTGCCCAAGGAGCGAAAACACGCGGAGGACATGTCGACGCAGAAAAAGTCACAGAAGAAATTGCTCATATTCGCAACGTCGAGCCTTACCAAGAGATCAATAGTCCAAATCGATTCAACGAATTTGATGATGTACCGTCTATGTTTTCGTTTATGGAAAAAATACGTAACCACACCGGGTTACCGGTTGGGATGAAGATCGTCGTCGGCAGTTCGGATTCCTTTGAAGAGATTGCATCTTACATGAAAGAATCCGGAATGGGACCTGACTTTATTACCGTTGACGGTTCAGAAGGCGGCACCGGTGCTTCCTTTCAAGAACTAGCGGATCGTGTGGGATTACCAGTCAAATCAGCGGTAATGATCGTGGATCAAACGTTGAAAAAATATGGCGTTCGTGAACGCACGAAGATTATTGCCTCTGGAAAACTATTTACCGCAGACCGTATCGCAGTCGTTTTAGCGATGGGCGCTGACCTGGTAAATGTTGCACGCGCATTTATGATATCAGTAGGCTGCATTATGGCACAAATCTGCCATACGAATCGCTGCCCCGTCGGCGTCGCCACAACAGATGCGAAGCTGCAAAGAGCACTCGTCATTGATGAAAAACAATATCGTGCACTAAATTTTCTTGTGACCCTTCGTGAAAGCCTGTTTCGCATATCTGCAGCAGCAGGGTTAACCAGTCCCACGGGCTTTAATCCTGAACACATCTCATATGTAGATGAGCAACACCGCGTGAAAAGTTTGGATGACTATTATTTGCAGGGAGAGTATTCAACATCACGATAG
- a CDS encoding pyruvate oxidase, with the protein MFEDRAGKVLVDLLSEWGVDHIYGMPGDSINQLMEELRKEKDKMKFIQVRHEEAGALAAASYAKLTGKLGVCLSIAGPGAIHLLNGLYDAKKDSAPVLVLAGQVPTDQIGTDAFQEINMQRMFEDVAVFNEQVVSEEQLPALVNQAVRTAYAEKGPAVLTIPDDIPAAKIKKHVQKNAAIYEEPEQVPSSTEMEKALELIGNAKKPIILAGTGTKGAKQELEQFSDKIAAPVIVSLPAKGVIDDDHPNCLGNLGMIGTKPAYEAMEDSDLVILIGTSFPYVEFLPEGVSYIQIDNDPLKIGKRYPVNVGIAGDSQKSLTRLNERITRTENRDFLENSQEKMAKWWKEMEEDEQQTSTPIKPQQIIAEVQKIAEDDAVLSVDVGNVTVWAARHFRMKTTQKFLTSSWLATMGCGLPGAIASKMAYSDRQAIALCGDGGFSMNMQDFLTAVKYNLPMVVVVFNNERIGMIKYEQEAKGNLDYKTNLESFNFAQFAENCGGKGYRVENFEDLGPSIRAAASFNKPVIVDVCIEDEPPIPGKLSYEQVTSYSKQTIKKLFEKGKLEVPPIRKGLKRM; encoded by the coding sequence ATGTTTGAAGATCGTGCAGGAAAAGTACTCGTAGATTTATTATCCGAATGGGGTGTTGACCATATTTATGGGATGCCCGGGGATTCTATCAACCAGCTGATGGAAGAGCTACGTAAAGAAAAAGATAAAATGAAGTTTATCCAAGTACGCCACGAAGAAGCTGGTGCGCTTGCAGCCGCTTCTTACGCCAAACTCACTGGAAAGCTTGGTGTATGTCTGTCCATCGCAGGACCTGGAGCGATTCATTTACTTAACGGACTTTACGATGCAAAGAAAGATAGTGCACCGGTGCTAGTACTTGCAGGACAAGTGCCAACAGACCAGATTGGAACGGACGCATTCCAAGAAATAAATATGCAGCGTATGTTTGAAGATGTCGCTGTATTTAACGAACAAGTGGTGTCAGAAGAACAATTACCAGCACTTGTTAATCAAGCGGTGCGCACTGCATATGCAGAAAAAGGACCAGCCGTTCTTACCATACCGGATGATATTCCAGCTGCAAAAATCAAGAAACACGTACAAAAGAATGCAGCGATATACGAGGAACCCGAACAAGTACCAAGCTCTACGGAAATGGAAAAAGCATTAGAGCTGATTGGAAATGCGAAAAAACCAATTATCTTAGCCGGAACAGGTACAAAAGGAGCGAAGCAAGAACTTGAACAGTTTTCGGATAAAATCGCTGCTCCAGTTATTGTTTCCTTGCCAGCAAAAGGCGTGATAGATGATGATCATCCAAACTGCTTAGGCAACTTAGGAATGATTGGAACCAAACCAGCGTATGAAGCAATGGAAGATTCCGATTTGGTTATTCTCATCGGAACGTCATTCCCATATGTAGAGTTTTTACCAGAAGGTGTATCATACATTCAAATTGATAATGATCCACTGAAAATCGGGAAGAGATATCCCGTAAACGTTGGAATTGCTGGCGATTCACAAAAATCATTAACCAGGTTAAACGAACGAATTACTCGAACCGAAAATCGGGATTTCTTAGAAAACAGCCAAGAGAAAATGGCGAAATGGTGGAAAGAGATGGAGGAAGACGAACAACAAACATCTACACCGATTAAACCACAACAAATCATTGCTGAAGTACAGAAAATCGCAGAAGATGACGCAGTACTCTCTGTAGACGTAGGAAATGTGACAGTGTGGGCAGCCAGACACTTTCGTATGAAAACCACACAGAAGTTCCTTACATCCAGTTGGCTGGCAACGATGGGATGCGGCCTACCAGGTGCCATCGCAAGTAAAATGGCATATTCCGACCGCCAGGCTATTGCGTTATGCGGCGACGGTGGATTCTCCATGAATATGCAGGACTTTCTTACTGCGGTGAAATACAATTTACCAATGGTTGTCGTTGTATTTAATAACGAACGCATTGGCATGATTAAGTACGAGCAAGAAGCAAAAGGAAATCTTGATTATAAAACTAATCTCGAAAGCTTTAACTTCGCCCAGTTCGCGGAAAACTGCGGCGGAAAAGGATATCGTGTAGAGAATTTTGAAGACCTTGGTCCATCTATACGAGCAGCGGCATCCTTCAACAAGCCCGTGATTGTAGATGTCTGTATTGAAGATGAGCCGCCAATTCCAGGAAAGCTTTCGTACGAACAAGTAACTAGCTACTCCAAACAAACCATTAAGAAACTATTTGAAAAAGGAAAACTAGAAGTCCCCCCCATTCGAAAAGGATTGAAACGGATGTAA
- a CDS encoding LacI family DNA-binding transcriptional regulator yields MAVTLKDIAIECGVSYSTVSKALKNSPLVTEATKRKIKEKAEEMNYIPNNSARSLVSNKSNTVGLIWPAVDRVAVTTLASQINEAVKKAGYFMVVSIDDPITAAGKFLELRFDGVIVFDEGEETRLPAKISNNIPVVAYGVEQKLDYPIINVNHDKSMQLAVDTLIDKGNREIDYIGDLETKDIRQIIKKETFIRYCEEKKINYRLIDSEGLSEEVTSNSLRKFLMKNTLKKGIICGSYDITMGLLHHMDKQAEKPMIVSYDNIKKFDAIDTPVHTVGVPSEKIAESLVQMLMKHIEAEGVVEDQVMQLYPEVTFPEDE; encoded by the coding sequence ATGGCCGTAACATTAAAGGATATAGCGATAGAATGTGGAGTGAGCTATTCAACGGTGAGTAAGGCACTTAAAAACTCTCCGCTCGTGACGGAAGCAACGAAAAGAAAGATTAAAGAGAAAGCAGAAGAAATGAATTATATCCCAAATAATTCTGCACGATCTTTGGTTTCTAATAAAAGTAATACCGTTGGCTTAATATGGCCTGCAGTAGATAGAGTAGCTGTCACCACACTTGCTTCTCAAATAAATGAGGCAGTAAAAAAAGCGGGTTATTTTATGGTAGTGTCAATTGATGATCCGATAACTGCTGCAGGGAAATTTTTGGAGTTGCGTTTTGATGGAGTGATCGTTTTTGATGAAGGGGAAGAAACGCGACTGCCTGCTAAAATATCAAATAATATTCCTGTAGTTGCCTATGGTGTAGAGCAAAAACTAGATTATCCAATCATTAATGTTAATCACGATAAATCTATGCAACTAGCGGTAGACACCCTAATAGACAAAGGGAATAGAGAAATAGATTATATCGGTGATCTTGAAACGAAGGATATCCGACAAATTATAAAGAAAGAAACGTTCATTCGCTATTGTGAAGAAAAGAAAATCAATTATCGACTAATCGATTCAGAAGGGTTGTCCGAAGAGGTAACGAGCAACTCGTTAAGGAAATTTCTCATGAAGAATACGCTTAAAAAAGGAATTATATGTGGTAGTTATGATATTACGATGGGTTTACTACATCATATGGATAAACAAGCGGAAAAGCCAATGATTGTTTCTTACGATAATATTAAAAAATTTGATGCGATTGATACGCCAGTACATACAGTTGGAGTTCCTTCTGAAAAAATCGCAGAGAGTTTAGTTCAAATGCTGATGAAACATATCGAAGCGGAAGGCGTAGTAGAAGATCAAGTGATGCAATTATACCCCGAAGTTACGTTTCCCGAAGATGAGTGA
- the uxuA gene encoding mannonate dehydratase: protein MQLSFRWYGDSDPVTLKQIKQIPDMKHIVSAIYDVPVGDVWTKDKINALKSSIEQEGLTLSVMESLPVHESIKLGEANRDNLIENYKKSLRNLGESGIKTVCYNFMPVFDWTRSNLDYELEDGSKTLMYDNDFVKDIDPVTTNLNLPGWDESYTKEEMATLIEKYRQFDEEDLWKNLEYFLNAVLPIAIEHDIDLTIHPDDPPWSIFGIPRIIKTKESYQRLIAINSSKNNGICFCTGSLGCLEENDLPEIIKEFGDHIHFVHMRNIKRLDNHSFVESGHLSKYGSVDMKAVVRALKDINYKGTIRPDHGRMIWGETGKAGYGLFDRALGATYINGLIEGVETNDTTIS, encoded by the coding sequence ATGCAATTATCTTTTCGATGGTATGGTGACAGTGATCCAGTCACTTTAAAACAGATTAAACAGATCCCTGACATGAAACATATCGTATCCGCAATTTACGATGTTCCTGTTGGTGACGTTTGGACAAAGGATAAAATTAATGCATTAAAATCTTCCATTGAACAAGAAGGTCTTACATTATCCGTTATGGAGAGTCTTCCAGTCCATGAGTCTATTAAACTCGGAGAAGCGAATCGAGATAATTTAATAGAAAATTATAAGAAATCGTTAAGAAACCTTGGTGAATCGGGTATCAAAACAGTTTGTTATAACTTTATGCCTGTATTTGACTGGACACGATCCAACTTGGATTATGAATTAGAAGATGGATCAAAAACGCTAATGTATGATAATGATTTCGTAAAAGATATCGACCCCGTAACTACAAATCTTAATCTTCCAGGTTGGGATGAGAGTTACACAAAAGAAGAAATGGCTACCTTAATTGAGAAATACCGTCAATTTGACGAAGAAGACTTATGGAAAAACCTAGAATACTTCTTAAATGCGGTTTTACCTATAGCCATTGAACATGATATTGACCTTACGATTCATCCAGATGATCCACCGTGGTCCATCTTTGGAATACCTAGAATTATTAAAACAAAAGAAAGCTATCAACGCTTAATCGCGATTAATTCCTCCAAAAATAATGGTATTTGTTTTTGCACAGGCTCCTTAGGATGCCTAGAAGAAAACGATCTTCCAGAAATAATTAAGGAGTTTGGCGACCACATCCACTTTGTCCATATGCGTAATATTAAGCGATTAGATAACCATTCTTTTGTGGAGAGCGGTCATCTATCGAAATATGGTTCTGTGGATATGAAAGCAGTAGTTCGTGCATTAAAAGACATTAATTATAAAGGTACGATACGTCCAGATCACGGAAGAATGATTTGGGGAGAAACTGGAAAAGCTGGCTATGGATTATTTGATCGTGCACTAGGTGCAACATACATTAACGGGCTTATTGAAGGAGTAGAGACGAATGACACAACAATTTCATAA